From Nitratidesulfovibrio vulgaris str. Hildenborough, a single genomic window includes:
- the hflX gene encoding GTPase HflX, with product MGRQLGLLIDRQGRVEMIIVGDTGAIFIPELPRARSGAGRLRGLRLVHTHLTPELISQEDLMDLLFLRLDGLAVLTVDAHGGPQQLQRAHLLPPNPEKRHYTVHPATPWDRVETDFVAEVEALEEEMTRAMPEVREASDGPAAVLVSVAALPRPVQELNLEELRELARTAGVDVVGTMIQRVPSVNPKFILGKGKLTELEVLALQGNASMIVFDGELSPAQLRNIAEVTERKVLDRTQLILDIFAQHATTRAGKLQVEMAQLKYTQPRLVGKNRAMDRLAGGIGGRGPGETKLETDRRRIRDRITRIKGELDTLRKQRAFARARRAKQRVPLASLVGYTNAGKSTLLNALTNAEVLAENKLFATLDPTTRRLRFPEERELILADTVGFIRNLPKELVEAFRATLEELEAADLLIHVADAGHPELDRQLRAVEDILVEMEMHDIPRLLVLNKWDTVPEELRETLLLAHPEAIPVAALQREGLDALAHGIASRIDWERTMRPADGTDGEWCDEGTDASPSGTVDPDAWGSDTDDGLPYEWPCSCEDPVQ from the coding sequence GTGGGCAGACAACTGGGTCTGCTCATCGACAGGCAGGGGCGCGTCGAGATGATCATCGTGGGCGACACGGGGGCCATCTTCATCCCTGAACTGCCCCGCGCCCGCAGCGGTGCAGGTCGCCTGCGCGGCCTGCGGCTGGTGCACACCCACCTCACGCCTGAACTCATCTCGCAGGAAGACCTCATGGACCTGCTCTTCCTGCGGCTGGACGGTCTTGCCGTGCTCACGGTGGACGCGCACGGCGGCCCGCAGCAGTTGCAGCGTGCCCACCTGCTGCCCCCCAACCCGGAGAAGCGGCACTACACGGTACACCCGGCGACCCCGTGGGACAGGGTGGAGACCGATTTCGTGGCCGAGGTCGAAGCCCTCGAAGAGGAGATGACGCGCGCCATGCCCGAAGTGCGCGAGGCTTCTGACGGCCCTGCGGCGGTGCTCGTCTCCGTGGCGGCCCTGCCACGGCCCGTGCAGGAACTGAACCTCGAAGAACTGCGCGAGCTTGCACGCACGGCAGGGGTCGACGTGGTGGGCACCATGATCCAGCGTGTCCCCTCCGTGAACCCCAAGTTCATCCTCGGCAAGGGCAAGCTGACAGAACTCGAGGTGCTGGCGCTTCAGGGCAACGCCTCGATGATCGTCTTCGACGGCGAACTCTCGCCCGCCCAGTTGCGCAACATCGCCGAAGTGACCGAACGCAAGGTGCTCGACCGCACCCAGCTCATCCTCGACATCTTCGCACAGCACGCCACCACCCGTGCGGGCAAGTTGCAGGTCGAGATGGCGCAGCTCAAGTACACGCAGCCGCGTCTCGTGGGCAAGAACCGCGCCATGGACAGGCTCGCAGGCGGCATCGGCGGGCGCGGCCCCGGCGAGACCAAGCTGGAGACCGACCGCCGCCGCATCCGCGACCGCATCACCCGCATCAAGGGCGAACTCGACACCCTGCGAAAGCAGCGGGCCTTCGCCCGGGCCCGCCGCGCCAAGCAGCGCGTACCGCTGGCCTCGCTGGTGGGCTACACCAACGCGGGCAAGTCCACCCTGCTCAACGCCCTCACCAACGCCGAGGTGCTGGCCGAGAACAAGCTCTTCGCCACCCTCGACCCCACCACGCGCCGCCTGCGCTTCCCCGAAGAACGCGAGCTCATCCTCGCCGACACCGTGGGTTTCATCCGCAACCTGCCCAAGGAACTGGTCGAGGCATTCCGGGCGACCCTCGAAGAACTCGAGGCCGCAGACCTGCTCATCCATGTGGCGGACGCGGGGCATCCCGAACTCGACCGCCAGCTTCGCGCCGTCGAGGACATCCTGGTGGAGATGGAGATGCACGACATCCCCCGCCTGCTGGTGCTCAACAAATGGGACACCGTACCCGAAGAACTGCGCGAGACCCTGCTGCTGGCACATCCCGAAGCAATCCCCGTGGCGGCGCTGCAACGCGAGGGACTCGATGCCCTCGCCCACGGCATCGCCTCACGCATCGACTGGGAACGCACCATGCGCCCCGCCGACGGAACCGACGGCGAGTGGTGCGACGAGGGCACCGACGCCTCCCCCTCCGGCACCGTCGACCCGGACGCATGGGGAAGCGACACCGACGACGGCCTCCCCTACGAGTGGCCTTGCTCCTGTGAAGACCCGGTGCAATAG
- the rpoZ gene encoding DNA-directed RNA polymerase subunit omega: MARITVEDCQKRIDNRFLLVQMAIKRVQQYREGYEPLVDSKNKEVVTALREIAAGKVMPEDLALYRPAEGEEMPVAE; the protein is encoded by the coding sequence ATGGCACGTATTACCGTGGAAGATTGCCAGAAGCGCATCGACAACCGTTTCCTGCTCGTCCAGATGGCCATCAAGCGCGTACAGCAGTACCGCGAAGGCTACGAGCCCCTGGTGGACTCGAAGAACAAGGAAGTGGTCACCGCCCTGCGTGAGATCGCCGCCGGCAAGGTCATGCCCGAAGACCTCGCCCTGTATCGTCCCGCAGAGGGCGAGGAAATGCCCGTCGCCGAATAA
- a CDS encoding phosphatase PAP2 family protein, whose amino-acid sequence MPFATPSWDLALFRLANGTWRTPLLDVLMPAVSGMALWLLLAVVAGGFLWLRRRSGPQGAALLPERPLWRRVAAVLLLAGLAAGVTDATCNVIKGQAGRLRPMQALAGVHMVDEGAWSITPPDFVPTAVKGSSFVSSHAANSMAVCLVIMLAVPLLRPWLLPVPLLVGWSRLYLGKHYPSDILAGWVVGLVMGYLAWRVWRYCMHHVLHEDACVRAGGGHG is encoded by the coding sequence ATGCCCTTCGCCACCCCTTCGTGGGATCTCGCGCTTTTCAGGCTCGCCAACGGTACGTGGCGCACCCCTCTTCTCGACGTGCTCATGCCCGCCGTGTCGGGCATGGCCCTGTGGCTTCTGCTGGCTGTCGTAGCCGGAGGCTTCCTGTGGTTGCGACGTCGTTCAGGCCCGCAGGGCGCGGCCCTTCTGCCTGAACGGCCCCTCTGGCGCCGCGTGGCAGCCGTGCTGCTGCTGGCGGGGCTTGCCGCAGGCGTCACCGACGCCACATGCAACGTCATCAAGGGGCAGGCCGGAAGGCTGCGCCCCATGCAAGCCCTTGCGGGCGTGCACATGGTGGACGAGGGCGCATGGAGCATCACGCCGCCCGACTTCGTGCCGACGGCGGTGAAGGGCTCATCGTTCGTGTCGTCGCATGCCGCCAATTCCATGGCTGTCTGTCTCGTCATCATGCTCGCCGTGCCGTTGCTGCGGCCGTGGCTGCTGCCCGTGCCTCTTCTGGTTGGCTGGTCGCGGCTGTACCTCGGCAAGCACTACCCCAGTGACATCCTCGCCGGCTGGGTGGTGGGGCTGGTGATGGGCTACCTTGCGTGGCGTGTATGGCGCTACTGCATGCATCACGTCCTGCACGAGGATGCGTGCGTGCGCGCAGGGGGCGGGCACGGCTAG
- a CDS encoding PEP/pyruvate-binding domain-containing protein, with protein sequence MSWLRWLPFRKKTAASSATRPEDAFAARYHRFKLFLGAWGKFQELMTELELTLCCVNPFGMQTVRALCTRITTQVFQCMRQLDELAPGRFAALEERFNAVQSEVAALVYGRTDDMDGPLALPLGDPGLDSADRADPAMTRLAGLRGALGVRVPEGFIATAAACQRMMRHGGLQEEVSRRVQASGGIRPDNIEGLSSSIRSLILDAPVPDDVADALMDSMRSLRQRTGGVPVRVLLRGRVWPLTTDGAIPGTGHDASTGLVSVISGGEGAQADDGGMTLWGPLLSGTDADRESVLAAFRATLALKYSPQATIYRRYRGLRDAGTCVCVGFFVVGDPVAGGVAYTGNPLHVRDDSVHVYAGAGLPESVETGEHDVDAYHVWRTAPRGVRLHSHARPDAPVLDDAQACAVADLALTVEAAAGCRQEVDWLLDAAGRLTLLHARLLPEAAPLPPEERIEDSCPAEALACGGVTVSPGAACGPVHVVRTLEDIRTFPDGGVLVVERPLAAWGMVLDRACAVVAEYGTPACSLGAVAREFGKPAVFGLRGAVEALSGVDSVTVCGDAGVVYADYVYDIVSAAPPAHNFMPRSPVHRTLAEAAHHILPLTFDPESPDFKARNCQTFHDIARYCHEQAVGEMFRFGSQQAYAPSRVKQLQCDVPKQFWVVDLDDAFPVGLKGPLVLASRIQSVPFRALWRGMNAIPWEGPPPVDAKGFLSVMFEATANPHLDPASQSAFFSEKNYFMVSSNYCSLHSRFGFHFVAVESLVGERTQENYVVFQLRGGAANIERRILRVQFVAELLQNFGFTPVVRRDALTARLEGIDRETAERHLRVAGHLTIHTRQMDMIMTDVAQLAVRREKLLAECARLRDEPVERMEGAGDGRPSDTDGGDI encoded by the coding sequence ATGTCATGGCTGCGCTGGCTCCCGTTCCGCAAGAAGACCGCCGCTTCGTCCGCAACGCGCCCTGAAGACGCCTTCGCCGCGCGCTACCACCGCTTCAAGCTCTTTCTGGGCGCATGGGGCAAGTTCCAGGAACTGATGACCGAACTGGAACTGACGCTGTGTTGCGTCAACCCGTTCGGCATGCAGACCGTGCGTGCGCTCTGTACCCGCATCACCACGCAGGTGTTCCAGTGCATGCGCCAGCTAGACGAGTTGGCGCCGGGCAGGTTCGCTGCGCTCGAGGAACGTTTCAACGCCGTGCAGTCGGAGGTCGCCGCCCTCGTCTACGGGCGCACCGACGACATGGACGGCCCGCTGGCGTTGCCTCTGGGAGACCCCGGCCTCGACAGTGCCGACCGGGCCGACCCGGCCATGACCCGCCTCGCGGGCCTTCGCGGCGCACTGGGCGTGCGCGTTCCCGAAGGGTTCATCGCCACGGCAGCCGCATGCCAGCGCATGATGCGCCATGGCGGCCTTCAGGAGGAGGTCAGCCGCAGGGTGCAGGCCTCTGGGGGTATTCGCCCCGACAACATCGAGGGTCTGTCGTCATCCATCCGTTCGCTCATCCTTGACGCGCCCGTGCCTGACGATGTGGCCGACGCACTCATGGACTCCATGCGCAGCCTGCGTCAACGCACCGGTGGTGTGCCGGTGCGGGTATTGCTGCGAGGCCGGGTGTGGCCGCTGACCACCGACGGGGCCATTCCCGGCACGGGGCATGATGCCTCGACGGGCCTCGTGTCCGTCATCAGCGGAGGCGAAGGCGCGCAGGCGGATGACGGGGGGATGACACTGTGGGGGCCGCTGCTTTCCGGCACCGACGCCGACCGCGAGAGTGTGCTTGCCGCCTTCCGCGCCACGCTGGCCCTCAAATATTCGCCACAGGCCACCATCTATCGCCGCTATCGCGGGCTGCGCGACGCGGGCACCTGCGTGTGCGTAGGGTTCTTCGTCGTGGGCGACCCCGTGGCGGGGGGCGTGGCCTACACGGGCAACCCCCTCCATGTGCGCGACGACAGTGTGCATGTCTATGCGGGGGCGGGGCTGCCCGAGTCCGTGGAAACCGGGGAACATGACGTGGACGCCTACCATGTGTGGCGCACGGCACCCCGGGGTGTCAGGCTGCACAGTCATGCACGGCCCGATGCCCCGGTGCTGGACGACGCGCAGGCGTGCGCGGTGGCCGACCTCGCCCTCACCGTGGAGGCTGCCGCGGGCTGTCGGCAGGAGGTCGACTGGCTGCTTGATGCAGCTGGGCGTCTCACGCTTCTTCATGCGCGCCTGTTGCCCGAAGCGGCCCCCCTGCCCCCCGAAGAGCGCATCGAGGATTCATGCCCCGCCGAGGCGCTGGCCTGCGGCGGCGTGACCGTGAGCCCCGGTGCCGCGTGCGGGCCTGTGCATGTGGTCAGGACCCTTGAGGACATCCGCACATTCCCCGACGGCGGGGTGCTGGTGGTGGAACGCCCGCTGGCGGCGTGGGGCATGGTCCTCGACCGCGCCTGCGCCGTGGTCGCCGAATACGGTACGCCCGCCTGTAGCCTTGGTGCCGTCGCCCGTGAATTCGGCAAACCCGCCGTCTTCGGTCTGCGGGGGGCGGTGGAGGCTCTCTCGGGAGTGGACTCGGTGACGGTATGCGGCGATGCCGGGGTGGTCTACGCGGACTATGTCTACGACATCGTGTCCGCCGCACCGCCCGCACACAACTTCATGCCGCGCAGTCCCGTGCACCGCACCCTTGCAGAGGCCGCGCACCACATCCTGCCCCTGACCTTCGACCCCGAAAGCCCCGACTTCAAGGCCCGCAATTGCCAGACCTTCCACGACATCGCCCGCTACTGCCATGAGCAGGCGGTGGGGGAGATGTTCCGCTTCGGGTCGCAGCAGGCGTATGCCCCGTCGCGGGTCAAGCAGTTGCAGTGCGACGTGCCCAAGCAATTCTGGGTGGTCGACCTTGATGACGCCTTCCCCGTCGGGCTCAAGGGGCCCCTCGTGCTCGCCTCCCGCATCCAGTCCGTTCCCTTCCGCGCGTTGTGGCGGGGCATGAACGCCATCCCGTGGGAGGGGCCGCCTCCCGTGGACGCCAAGGGCTTCCTGTCCGTCATGTTCGAGGCCACGGCGAACCCCCACCTCGACCCGGCGTCGCAGTCGGCGTTCTTCTCCGAGAAGAACTACTTCATGGTCTCGTCCAACTACTGCAGCCTGCATTCGCGCTTCGGCTTCCACTTCGTGGCCGTGGAGTCGCTGGTGGGCGAACGTACGCAGGAGAACTATGTGGTGTTCCAGTTGCGCGGCGGGGCCGCCAACATCGAACGGCGCATCCTGCGGGTGCAGTTCGTGGCGGAGTTGCTCCAGAATTTCGGCTTCACGCCCGTGGTGCGTCGTGACGCGCTGACTGCGCGGCTCGAGGGCATAGACCGCGAGACGGCGGAACGCCACCTGCGTGTGGCGGGGCATCTCACCATCCATACCCGGCAGATGGACATGATCATGACCGACGTGGCGCAACTGGCCGTGCGGCGCGAGAAGTTGCTCGCGGAATGCGCCCGGCTGCGCGATGAACCCGTGGAGAGGATGGAGGGTGCCGGCGACGGGCGACCTTCCGACACTGACGGCGGCGACATCTAG
- the flhB gene encoding flagellar biosynthesis protein FlhB has translation MAQKDPSRTEQATRKRLNKARNKGNVAKSQEVSKAVTTFAGLVAITFMLGVLNEHMQEVFRFFLSRPHDFTPNEQTVYSLLLWSAGELAIMLLPIMLFIGLAAFIAMRLQVGKLWTTEVFKLDWSRFNVINALKRMFISPQTLIRLGKSLLQAVFIGIAPIIVLKQEMLNLLPLYFADMSGIAVYMLETGARMVKYALVPMVIIAAVDLWYTRWDYNENLKMTKDEVKDERKQAEGDPVVKSQQRQKMMKVMAQRMLKEVPTADVVITNPTHIAVALRYDVTAAPAPIVVAMGADHLAKRIREVAREHNVPIRENKPLARALYKSVEVGDMIPAELYKAVAAILAGLAKFRPQARGV, from the coding sequence ATGGCACAGAAAGACCCCAGCAGAACAGAACAGGCGACCCGAAAACGCCTCAACAAGGCGCGCAACAAGGGTAACGTCGCCAAGTCGCAGGAGGTCTCCAAGGCGGTCACCACCTTCGCGGGCCTTGTGGCGATCACGTTCATGCTGGGTGTGCTCAACGAGCACATGCAGGAGGTCTTTCGTTTCTTCCTCTCGCGTCCGCACGACTTCACGCCCAATGAACAGACGGTCTACTCGCTGCTGTTGTGGAGTGCGGGCGAACTCGCCATCATGCTTCTGCCCATCATGCTGTTCATCGGCCTTGCCGCCTTCATCGCCATGCGTCTTCAGGTGGGCAAGCTGTGGACGACCGAGGTCTTCAAACTGGACTGGTCGCGCTTCAACGTCATCAACGCCCTGAAGCGCATGTTCATTTCGCCGCAGACGCTCATACGCCTCGGCAAAAGCCTGCTTCAGGCCGTGTTCATCGGCATCGCGCCCATCATCGTGCTCAAGCAGGAGATGCTGAACCTGCTGCCCCTCTACTTCGCCGACATGTCGGGCATCGCCGTCTACATGCTGGAGACGGGGGCACGCATGGTGAAGTACGCCCTCGTGCCCATGGTCATCATCGCCGCCGTGGACCTCTGGTACACGCGCTGGGACTACAACGAGAACCTCAAGATGACCAAGGACGAGGTGAAGGACGAACGCAAGCAGGCGGAAGGCGACCCCGTGGTCAAGTCGCAGCAGCGGCAGAAGATGATGAAGGTCATGGCCCAGCGCATGCTGAAGGAGGTGCCCACGGCGGACGTGGTCATAACCAACCCCACGCACATCGCCGTGGCGCTGCGTTACGACGTGACCGCGGCCCCCGCCCCCATCGTGGTCGCCATGGGTGCCGACCATCTGGCCAAGCGCATCCGCGAGGTGGCCCGCGAGCACAACGTGCCCATCCGCGAGAACAAGCCGCTGGCACGGGCCTTGTATAAGAGTGTTGAAGTCGGGGACATGATCCCCGCCGAACTCTACAAGGCCGTGGCCGCCATTCTCGCGGGCCTCGCCAAGTTCAGGCCGCAGGCGCGCGGGGTGTAG
- a CDS encoding M23 family metallopeptidase encodes MLFGKYHIVILRERGGSCRNLFMRGWCGIAGVLFVASLMGLTIWLAGKYLHTYEVEQRLAEAEKTIEEQSTQLLAMTGKLQGLQADLTRVQQFDTKLRLMINMEKDPTEVQTSMGGSRTEDLSKGYLPLHRQELLARKMHTFIKQLATDVRLEEVRQQELLHALRANRDILAATPSIWPTEGFISSTFGSRKSPFTSRGEFHKGLDINNRPGTPIWAPARGTVTFAGTDGAYGNCVILQHGAGLSTRYAHMQRFVVKEGQSIQRGDIIGYVGSSGRTTGPHLHYEVRVNGVCVNPMRYILN; translated from the coding sequence ATGCTGTTCGGCAAATACCACATCGTCATCCTCCGCGAACGGGGCGGTTCGTGCCGCAACCTGTTCATGCGCGGCTGGTGCGGTATCGCCGGGGTGCTGTTCGTCGCCAGCCTCATGGGGCTCACCATCTGGCTGGCGGGCAAGTACCTGCACACCTATGAGGTGGAACAGCGCCTTGCCGAGGCCGAGAAGACCATCGAAGAACAGAGTACGCAGCTGCTTGCCATGACGGGCAAGTTGCAGGGCTTGCAGGCGGACCTCACCCGCGTGCAGCAGTTCGATACCAAGCTGCGGCTCATGATCAACATGGAGAAGGACCCCACCGAAGTGCAGACCTCCATGGGCGGTTCGCGCACCGAAGACCTCTCCAAGGGGTATCTGCCGCTGCACCGGCAGGAGTTGCTGGCGCGCAAGATGCACACCTTCATCAAGCAGCTTGCCACGGATGTACGGCTCGAAGAGGTCCGCCAGCAGGAGTTGCTGCATGCCCTGCGCGCCAACCGCGACATCCTCGCAGCCACACCGTCCATCTGGCCCACTGAAGGGTTCATCTCCTCAACGTTCGGTTCGCGCAAGTCCCCGTTCACGAGCAGGGGCGAGTTCCACAAGGGGCTCGACATCAACAACCGTCCCGGTACACCCATATGGGCCCCGGCGCGAGGCACGGTGACCTTCGCCGGAACCGACGGCGCCTACGGCAACTGCGTCATCCTCCAGCACGGTGCCGGATTGTCTACCCGTTACGCCCACATGCAGCGCTTCGTCGTCAAGGAAGGCCAGTCGATACAGCGTGGCGACATCATCGGCTACGTCGGCAGTTCAGGCCGTACGACCGGCCCCCACCTCCATTACGAAGTGCGTGTCAACGGCGTATGCGTGAACCCCATGCGCTACATCCTCAACTGA
- a CDS encoding tRNA lysidine(34) synthetase, with product MAREKYTYAQQVCIKSAGKTMQHTGMLYPGARIGVAVSGGMDSWVLLQVLRIRQRIVPFPFEIMALHVNPGFDPENHAPLLPWLERNGVAAHIEVTDHGPRAHSPENRRNSACFYCAWLRRKRLFELCAQYRLSHLAFGHNADDLVGTFLMNLYQNGRVDGMSMKEAFFGGRLQVIRPLLMVEKSDIARAVRQWGLPVWSNPCPSAGATRRSEVMDDFQRLCRENKGMKRNVFNGLCRWQMDLTPKAD from the coding sequence ATGGCGAGAGAGAAATACACCTACGCCCAGCAAGTATGCATCAAGAGCGCGGGCAAGACCATGCAGCACACGGGGATGCTCTATCCCGGCGCACGCATCGGCGTTGCGGTGTCGGGCGGCATGGACAGCTGGGTGCTGTTGCAGGTGCTGCGCATACGGCAGCGCATCGTGCCCTTTCCCTTCGAAATCATGGCGCTGCACGTGAACCCCGGTTTCGACCCGGAGAACCATGCCCCGCTGCTGCCGTGGCTTGAGCGTAACGGTGTGGCAGCCCATATCGAGGTGACGGACCATGGGCCGCGCGCCCATTCGCCGGAGAACCGTCGCAACTCCGCGTGCTTCTACTGTGCCTGGCTGCGGCGCAAACGGCTTTTCGAACTGTGTGCCCAGTATCGGCTCTCCCATCTTGCCTTCGGGCACAACGCCGACGACCTCGTGGGCACGTTCCTCATGAACCTGTACCAGAACGGACGCGTGGACGGCATGTCCATGAAGGAGGCGTTCTTTGGCGGCAGGTTGCAGGTCATCCGCCCCCTGCTCATGGTGGAGAAGAGCGACATCGCGCGTGCGGTGCGGCAGTGGGGGCTGCCTGTATGGAGCAACCCCTGCCCGTCAGCCGGGGCGACCCGGCGTAGTGAGGTGATGGATGATTTTCAGCGGCTGTGTCGCGAGAACAAGGGCATGAAACGCAATGTCTTCAACGGGTTGTGTCGTTGGCAGATGGACTTGACACCCAAGGCCGATTGA
- a CDS encoding response regulator: MNGIRVLLVDDETECTEMLSLRLARRGMLTATAASGEEAVAHLADHEVDVVVMDVKMPGMGGIGALEHIRRDHPGTEVIMLSGHADMTVAVEGMRLGAFGYLMKPADFDELLYKIEDACKQSRLDRKLAEGDRA, encoded by the coding sequence ATGAACGGCATACGGGTCCTTCTCGTCGACGATGAGACCGAATGCACAGAGATGCTCTCGCTGCGGCTTGCGCGGCGGGGCATGCTCACCGCCACGGCGGCAAGCGGTGAAGAGGCCGTGGCCCACCTTGCCGACCATGAGGTCGATGTGGTGGTCATGGATGTGAAGATGCCCGGCATGGGGGGCATCGGCGCGCTGGAGCACATCAGGCGCGACCACCCCGGTACCGAGGTCATCATGCTGTCGGGCCATGCGGACATGACCGTCGCCGTCGAGGGAATGCGCCTTGGCGCGTTCGGTTATCTCATGAAGCCCGCGGACTTCGACGAACTTCTCTACAAGATCGAGGACGCCTGCAAGCAGAGCCGCCTCGACCGCAAGCTCGCCGAGGGCGACAGGGCCTGA
- a CDS encoding IMP cyclohydrolase has translation MDLLPIRRALLSATDKGGLVEFAGFLAENGVELVSTGGTYKTLEAAGLTVTPVSRVTGFPEILGGRVKTLHPHIHGGILADKDDPAHMDTLKELGIVPFDLICVNLYDFASAVAKGLDLRGAVEEIDIGGPCMLRASAKNFHSVLVLPSPTHYARAMEEMRANAMGVTLDFRREMAALTFDATSKYDRMISDYLSGTAKA, from the coding sequence ATGGATCTGTTGCCCATCAGAAGGGCGCTCTTGAGCGCCACCGACAAGGGCGGTCTGGTCGAATTCGCCGGTTTTCTGGCGGAGAACGGGGTCGAGCTGGTCTCCACCGGCGGCACCTACAAGACGCTGGAGGCGGCTGGCCTTACGGTCACCCCCGTCAGCCGCGTGACGGGCTTCCCCGAGATTCTCGGCGGGCGCGTCAAGACGCTGCACCCCCATATCCACGGCGGCATCCTCGCCGACAAGGACGACCCGGCCCATATGGACACGCTGAAGGAACTCGGCATCGTGCCGTTCGACCTCATCTGCGTGAACCTCTACGACTTCGCCAGTGCCGTGGCCAAGGGGCTCGACCTGCGCGGCGCTGTGGAGGAGATCGACATCGGCGGACCGTGCATGCTGCGCGCCTCGGCCAAGAACTTCCATTCGGTGCTGGTGCTGCCATCCCCGACGCACTATGCTCGCGCCATGGAAGAGATGCGCGCCAACGCCATGGGTGTGACCCTGGACTTCCGCCGCGAGATGGCCGCGCTCACCTTCGACGCCACGTCGAAGTACGACCGCATGATCTCCGACTACCTGTCCGGCACCGCGAAAGCCTAG
- the fliR gene encoding flagellar biosynthetic protein FliR — translation MDLFAFDPATTLGFLLTFMRVSLVMFLLPFFGGDAVPMQVKVALCLVMAMALWPRLSLAGAVMPSHPFELVVMLASELVLGLVLGMAVHFLFAGIQTGGQLLGFQMGFTMISIADPLSGAQISITSHFLYMVSLLTFLALDGHLFLLRAFAESFALVPAGGLVANPAVANELVRLAGGMFVIAVKIAAPVLVTLFLVELALALMARAAPQMNLLMIGFPLKIAVGFFFMGLLFTILAQYIEEFIIGMPPMMLHLLHGVSPKGV, via the coding sequence ATGGACCTCTTCGCTTTCGACCCGGCCACCACCCTTGGCTTTCTGCTCACCTTCATGCGCGTGAGCCTCGTGATGTTCCTGCTGCCCTTCTTCGGCGGTGACGCCGTGCCCATGCAGGTGAAGGTGGCCCTGTGCCTCGTCATGGCCATGGCCCTGTGGCCACGCCTTTCGCTGGCGGGTGCTGTCATGCCGTCGCATCCCTTCGAACTGGTGGTGATGCTCGCCAGTGAACTGGTGCTGGGGCTGGTGCTGGGCATGGCGGTGCACTTCCTCTTCGCTGGCATCCAGACGGGGGGGCAGCTTCTGGGCTTCCAGATGGGGTTCACCATGATAAGCATCGCCGACCCCCTTTCCGGGGCGCAGATAAGCATCACCTCGCATTTCCTCTACATGGTATCGCTGCTGACCTTCCTTGCGCTGGACGGGCACCTCTTTCTGCTGCGTGCCTTCGCCGAATCGTTCGCGCTGGTGCCCGCAGGGGGGCTGGTGGCCAATCCCGCCGTCGCCAATGAGCTGGTGCGCCTCGCGGGGGGCATGTTCGTGATCGCGGTGAAGATAGCCGCTCCGGTGCTGGTGACGCTCTTTCTGGTGGAACTCGCCCTCGCGCTCATGGCCCGCGCCGCGCCGCAGATGAACCTGCTGATGATCGGCTTCCCGCTGAAGATCGCCGTGGGATTCTTCTTCATGGGGCTCCTGTTCACCATTCTCGCACAGTACATCGAAGAGTTCATCATCGGAATGCCGCCCATGATGCTGCACCTGTTGCACGGTGTAAGCCCCAAGGGTGTCTGA